A window from Streptomyces sp. NBC_00271 encodes these proteins:
- a CDS encoding MarR family winged helix-turn-helix transcriptional regulator, with protein MTTRWLSPAEQRAWRAYIGAASLLEDTIDRQLQAETGMPHLYYSILAMLSEAPDRRLRMTDLAEILKITRSRLTYGVTRLANDGLVRREGCHSDKRTQVAVLTDEGMAVLERAAPGHAEQVMTAVFDRLTPEQVGQLEEICGAITRGIQGENPGACGEDLPWRRRSS; from the coding sequence ATGACGACCCGCTGGCTCTCCCCCGCCGAGCAGCGCGCCTGGCGCGCGTACATCGGCGCCGCCTCGCTCCTGGAGGACACGATCGACCGGCAGCTCCAGGCCGAGACCGGCATGCCCCACCTTTACTACTCCATCCTGGCCATGCTGTCCGAGGCGCCGGACCGGCGGCTGCGGATGACCGACCTCGCCGAGATCCTGAAGATCACCCGCAGTCGGCTGACGTACGGCGTGACCCGGCTGGCGAACGACGGTCTGGTGCGCCGAGAAGGCTGCCACAGCGACAAGCGCACCCAGGTCGCGGTCCTCACGGACGAGGGGATGGCCGTTCTGGAGCGGGCGGCGCCGGGTCACGCGGAGCAGGTCATGACGGCGGTCTTCGACCGGCTGACCCCCGAGCAGGTGGGGCAGCTGGAGGAGATCTGCGGGGCCATCACCCGCGGCATCCAGGGGGAGAATCCCGGGGCCTGCGGGGAAGATCTGCCGTGGCGACGGCGTTCTTCGTGA
- a CDS encoding GTP cyclohydrolase II: MREFPTATVRTRVTVPLRFGDGYSVDAQLVTFHGLVDDKEHLAVVLGTPGATPLVRLHSECLTGDVFGSARCDCGPQLREAVEQIAERGGVLLYLRQEGRGIGLYNKLDAYALQDQGLDTYAANAALGLPEDGRDYAAAAQMLQALGIDDLDLLSNNPDKAEQLRDLGVTVSHRVPTGVFTTAHNVRYLRAKVLQTQHTLPLPELTAG, encoded by the coding sequence ATGCGCGAATTCCCCACCGCCACGGTGCGCACCCGCGTCACTGTGCCCCTGCGCTTCGGCGACGGCTACTCGGTCGACGCGCAGTTGGTCACCTTCCACGGCCTCGTCGACGACAAGGAGCACCTCGCCGTCGTGCTCGGCACGCCCGGCGCGACCCCGCTGGTGCGGCTCCACTCCGAATGCCTGACGGGTGACGTCTTCGGCTCGGCCCGCTGCGACTGCGGCCCGCAGCTGCGCGAGGCGGTGGAGCAGATCGCGGAGCGCGGCGGAGTGCTCCTGTACCTCCGTCAGGAGGGCCGCGGCATCGGCCTCTACAACAAGCTCGACGCGTACGCCCTCCAGGACCAGGGCCTCGACACGTACGCCGCCAACGCCGCCCTCGGCCTGCCCGAGGACGGCCGCGACTACGCCGCGGCGGCCCAGATGCTCCAGGCCCTCGGCATCGACGACCTGGACCTGCTCTCCAACAACCCGGACAAGGCCGAGCAGCTGCGCGACCTCGGCGTCACGGTCTCCCACCGCGTCCCGACGGGCGTCTTCACCACCGCCCACAACGTGCGCTACCTGCGCGCCAAGGTCCTCCAGACCCAGCACACGCTCCCCCTGCCGGAGCTCACGGCGGGCTGA
- a CDS encoding amino acid permease produces the protein MTDDAKASGLSDEERLAQLGYTQVLARRMSAFSNYAVSFTIISVLSGCLTLYLFGMNTGGPAVITWGWVAVGLMTLFVGLSMAEICSAYPTSAGLYFWAHRLAPARSAAAWAWFTGWFNVLGQVAVTAGIDFGAASFLGAYLNLQFDFTITPGRTILLFAGILVLHGLLNTFGVRIVALLNDISVWWHVLGVGVIVGALAFVPDHHQSASFVFTHFVNNTGWGSGVYVVLVGLLMAQYTFTGYDASAHMTEETHDASTAGPKGIVQSIWTSWIAGFVLLLGFTFAIQSYDKELGSATGAPPAQILLDALGATAGKLLLLVVIGAQLFCGMASVTANSRMIYAFSRDGALPFSRVWHTVSPRTRTPVAAVWLAALGALVLGLPYLINVTAYAAVTSIAVIGLYIAYVIPTLLRLRKGEAFERGPWHLGRWSRAIGVVSVAWVVVITVLFMLPQVSPVTWETFNYAPVAVLVVLGFAATWWLVSARHWFLNPDHARTVARVTARKDAPEPVDP, from the coding sequence ATGACAGATGACGCCAAGGCGAGTGGGCTGTCCGACGAAGAACGGCTTGCCCAGCTCGGCTATACGCAGGTTCTCGCCCGCCGCATGTCGGCGTTCTCCAACTACGCGGTCTCGTTCACGATCATCTCGGTTCTTTCGGGGTGTCTGACGCTGTATCTGTTCGGCATGAACACCGGCGGCCCCGCCGTGATCACTTGGGGGTGGGTCGCGGTCGGACTGATGACGCTGTTCGTCGGGCTGTCGATGGCCGAGATCTGTTCGGCCTATCCGACCTCGGCGGGGCTGTACTTCTGGGCCCACCGGCTGGCGCCCGCGAGGTCGGCCGCCGCCTGGGCCTGGTTCACGGGGTGGTTCAACGTCCTCGGGCAGGTCGCGGTGACCGCCGGGATCGACTTCGGTGCGGCGTCCTTCCTGGGCGCGTACCTGAACCTGCAGTTCGACTTCACGATCACGCCGGGCCGCACGATCCTGCTCTTCGCCGGGATCCTCGTCCTGCACGGGCTGCTGAACACCTTCGGGGTCCGGATCGTCGCCCTCCTCAACGACATCAGCGTGTGGTGGCACGTGCTGGGCGTCGGGGTGATCGTGGGCGCGCTGGCCTTCGTGCCGGACCACCATCAGTCGGCGTCCTTCGTGTTCACGCACTTCGTGAACAACACCGGCTGGGGCAGCGGTGTGTACGTCGTCCTCGTCGGCCTGCTGATGGCGCAGTACACCTTCACCGGGTACGACGCCTCCGCCCATATGACCGAGGAGACGCACGACGCGTCGACGGCGGGCCCGAAGGGCATCGTGCAGTCGATCTGGACCTCGTGGATCGCCGGATTCGTCCTGCTGCTGGGCTTCACCTTCGCCATCCAGTCGTACGACAAGGAGCTGGGCTCGGCGACGGGCGCGCCGCCGGCGCAGATCCTGCTCGACGCGCTGGGGGCGACGGCGGGCAAACTCCTGCTCCTGGTCGTGATCGGCGCGCAGCTCTTCTGCGGGATGGCGTCCGTCACCGCCAACAGCCGCATGATCTACGCGTTTTCGCGCGACGGGGCGCTGCCGTTCTCGCGGGTCTGGCACACCGTGAGCCCGCGCACCCGCACGCCGGTCGCGGCGGTGTGGCTGGCGGCACTGGGCGCGCTCGTGCTGGGGCTGCCGTACCTGATCAATGTGACGGCGTACGCGGCCGTGACGTCGATCGCCGTGATCGGGCTCTACATCGCGTACGTCATCCCGACGCTGCTGCGGCTGCGCAAGGGGGAGGCGTTCGAGCGGGGGCCGTGGCACCTGGGCCGCTGGTCGCGCGCGATCGGCGTCGTCTCGGTCGCCTGGGTCGTCGTGATCACGGTGCTGTTCATGCTGCCGCAGGTCTCGCCGGTCACCTGGGAGACCTTCAACTACGCCCCGGTCGCGGTCCTCGTCGTCCTCGGCTTCGCCGCGACCTGGTGGCTGGTGTCGGCCCGCCACTGGTTCCTCAACCCCGACCACGCCCGCACGGTCGCCCGCGTGACGGCGCGCAAGGACGCGCCCGAACCGGTTGATCCATAG
- a CDS encoding FG-GAP repeat domain-containing protein gives MTRHAFVRLRLVAASAVLAAGLSPLLPSPTAVADAPRETVVPATLRSTYPAAELYSGSSPSGHDGAGQQGVFHTLEGSGLVWTRYADGTSVPVTRPTENMGVWGTGGDVLAYRYPGDRVDLWNAVDGTTRTLHVPSGLGLLTVFSDLAVAYRGVTDEKGLTWREMHLLLPEADGTTRDVPVSGVPAGVNLGAPVGGDADGLLFQGSKDGHYLSLMVDRHTGQVRDWTPLRSKVYLRAQVTAEHVVLFNTGQTAVQVFSRSDLSAAPTEVPLSGSGVNPVQDLAVVGDWLVRRSGGSTVVTAQPITGGPTVTLMPSSGAYFSAVSDGTAVLIGRTTADDWGVQRIKPGPDGSPVVTQVKALPKPPVKIQGLSLEQGRLLVADTGGPGGYRDDYVRTVAVTGTPEFGARSSFDGTALNLGTCPATEVGCSQLHGTADGRAAWLTKDTATSDGIRVNGPAPYTFWERSVPAGGRITDVSGQYLIHTTDTAQTVYKIGNYGTPALTRTPGAAALSGDTLWTPGTTPGTVTAYNLTTKKTTETLTIDAGCAPTELRANGRWLYWSCAEGTAGVYDRTAKRSVPVPAGEAELGDGFVVTHDRQAGQLVLTTVADGTPVSRVIGALPDTGISQREVRWTVDESTGNVAYVDGQERVHLVPTGVIQQPLRLLAPVDSASTLVAREIDTTPSTLTTLLLSKPAAGWRLTVRSRVTGKVVDTRDGGATRGEVKVGWFGTDAKGAFLTNGRYDWTLSVTPADGVGAPVATSGTVALSGAAPATHDYIGGGDFIGDLVTLSSSGTLGFRQGSGKGTFSVNLGTSSGWTTTNKVVPFGDLSGDRCNDVLVRLTSGALRAYKPDCYGTLKPSTAYTSLGTSGWNQYDVLTSPGDISGDGRPDLIARNAATGTVYLYKGTSTGKLSARVKLYANWKAYKKVVGVGDLNGDGIGDLLAQDKTNTLYRYYGTGKGSFGARAKVFAGWGGSYNVVVGAGDITGDGKADLVARDTAGNLYRQNGTGKGSFAARVKIGSGCQGYRGLF, from the coding sequence TTGACTCGTCATGCCTTCGTGCGCCTGCGTCTCGTCGCCGCCTCCGCGGTGCTGGCGGCCGGCCTGAGCCCGTTGCTGCCGTCGCCGACGGCGGTCGCGGACGCGCCGCGGGAGACGGTGGTGCCGGCGACACTGCGCTCCACCTACCCCGCCGCCGAGCTCTACAGCGGGTCGTCGCCCAGCGGCCACGACGGCGCGGGGCAGCAGGGCGTCTTCCACACGCTGGAGGGGTCCGGGCTGGTCTGGACGCGGTACGCGGACGGGACGTCCGTGCCCGTGACGCGGCCGACGGAAAACATGGGCGTCTGGGGGACCGGCGGCGATGTCCTCGCGTACCGCTACCCGGGAGACCGGGTCGACCTGTGGAACGCGGTCGACGGGACCACCCGCACCCTCCATGTGCCCTCGGGCCTGGGGCTGCTCACCGTGTTCAGCGACCTGGCGGTCGCCTACCGAGGCGTGACGGACGAGAAGGGCCTGACCTGGCGGGAGATGCACCTGTTGCTCCCGGAGGCCGACGGCACCACGCGTGACGTGCCGGTCAGCGGAGTGCCCGCGGGAGTGAACCTCGGGGCGCCCGTGGGCGGGGACGCCGACGGGCTGCTGTTCCAGGGCTCGAAGGACGGGCATTACCTGTCGCTCATGGTCGACCGGCACACGGGGCAGGTGCGGGACTGGACTCCGCTGCGCTCCAAGGTCTACCTCAGGGCTCAGGTCACCGCCGAGCACGTGGTCCTGTTCAACACCGGCCAGACCGCCGTGCAGGTGTTCTCCCGCTCCGATCTGTCGGCGGCCCCGACCGAGGTCCCGCTGTCGGGCAGCGGCGTGAACCCCGTGCAGGACCTCGCCGTGGTCGGCGACTGGCTGGTCCGCCGCTCTGGCGGCAGTACGGTGGTGACCGCCCAACCCATAACGGGCGGACCCACGGTCACCCTGATGCCCTCGTCGGGTGCCTACTTCTCCGCCGTCTCCGACGGCACCGCCGTCCTGATCGGCCGCACCACCGCCGACGACTGGGGCGTCCAGCGCATCAAGCCGGGCCCGGACGGCAGTCCGGTCGTCACCCAGGTCAAGGCGCTGCCCAAGCCGCCGGTCAAGATCCAGGGACTGTCTCTGGAACAGGGGCGGCTGCTCGTCGCCGACACCGGAGGCCCGGGCGGATACCGCGACGACTACGTACGGACCGTCGCCGTGACCGGCACCCCCGAGTTCGGCGCACGCTCGTCGTTCGACGGCACCGCACTGAACCTCGGCACCTGCCCGGCGACGGAGGTCGGCTGCTCCCAGCTCCACGGCACGGCCGACGGTCGCGCCGCCTGGCTGACGAAGGACACCGCGACCAGCGACGGCATTCGCGTCAACGGGCCGGCCCCGTACACCTTCTGGGAGCGCAGTGTCCCCGCCGGCGGCCGGATCACCGACGTGTCCGGCCAGTACCTGATCCACACGACGGACACCGCGCAGACCGTCTACAAGATCGGCAACTACGGCACCCCGGCGCTCACCCGCACGCCCGGCGCCGCCGCCCTCTCCGGCGACACCCTGTGGACCCCGGGCACCACTCCCGGCACCGTCACGGCGTACAACCTCACCACGAAGAAGACCACCGAGACCCTCACCATCGACGCCGGCTGCGCACCCACCGAACTGCGGGCCAACGGCCGTTGGCTGTACTGGAGTTGCGCCGAAGGCACGGCCGGCGTCTACGACCGTACGGCGAAGAGGTCCGTGCCCGTCCCGGCCGGCGAGGCGGAACTCGGCGACGGATTCGTCGTCACGCACGACAGACAGGCCGGGCAACTGGTCCTCACGACCGTCGCGGACGGCACACCGGTGAGCCGCGTGATCGGCGCACTGCCCGACACCGGAATCTCCCAGCGCGAGGTGCGCTGGACGGTCGACGAGTCGACCGGGAACGTGGCCTACGTCGACGGTCAGGAGCGTGTGCACCTCGTGCCGACCGGCGTGATCCAGCAGCCGCTGCGCCTGCTGGCCCCGGTCGATTCGGCGTCCACCCTCGTCGCGCGAGAGATCGACACGACGCCGTCCACGCTGACCACCCTGCTGCTGTCGAAACCGGCCGCGGGCTGGCGGCTGACCGTGCGCAGCCGCGTCACCGGCAAGGTCGTGGACACGCGGGACGGCGGTGCGACACGCGGCGAGGTGAAGGTCGGCTGGTTCGGGACGGACGCCAAGGGGGCGTTCCTGACGAACGGGCGGTACGACTGGACGCTGTCGGTCACTCCGGCCGACGGGGTCGGCGCCCCGGTCGCCACGAGCGGCACGGTCGCGCTGTCCGGTGCCGCTCCGGCCACCCACGACTACATCGGCGGCGGCGACTTCATCGGCGACCTGGTCACCCTCAGCTCCTCGGGCACGCTGGGCTTCCGGCAGGGCTCGGGCAAGGGCACGTTCTCCGTGAACCTCGGCACCAGCAGCGGCTGGACGACGACCAACAAGGTGGTGCCGTTCGGCGACCTGAGCGGCGACCGCTGCAACGACGTCCTGGTCCGGCTGACCAGCGGGGCACTGCGCGCGTACAAGCCGGACTGCTACGGCACGCTGAAGCCGTCGACGGCGTACACCTCGCTCGGCACCAGCGGCTGGAACCAGTACGACGTCCTGACCTCGCCCGGCGACATCAGCGGCGACGGCCGCCCGGATCTGATCGCCCGCAACGCCGCGACCGGCACGGTGTACCTCTACAAGGGCACGAGCACGGGCAAGCTGTCCGCGCGCGTGAAGCTGTACGCCAACTGGAAGGCGTACAAGAAGGTCGTCGGCGTCGGTGACCTGAACGGCGACGGTATCGGTGACCTGCTCGCCCAGGACAAGACCAACACCCTGTACCGCTACTACGGCACCGGCAAGGGGTCGTTCGGCGCGCGGGCGAAGGTGTTCGCGGGCTGGGGCGGGTCGTACAACGTCGTCGTCGGCGCCGGGGACATCACGGGTGACGGCAAGGCGGATCTGGTCGCGCGGGACACCGCGGGCAATCTGTACCGTCAGAACGGCACCGGCAAGGGGTCGTTCGCGGCGCGGGTGAAGATCGGGAGCGGCTGTCAGGGCTACAGGGGCCTTTTCTAG
- a CDS encoding DEAD/DEAH box helicase — MSVSSTDHVVVPENNENDNNEGVQAAVETVETVETVEAVDAAPEITFDSLGLPEGVVRKLAQNGVTTPFPIQAATIPDALAGKDILGRGRTGSGKTLSFGLPTLARLAGGHTEKKKPRAVILTPTRELAMQVADALQPYGDVLGLKMKVVCGGTSMGNQIYALERGVDVLVATPGRLRDIINRGACSLENVQVAVLDEADQMSDLGFLPEVTELFDQIPAGGQRMLFSATMENEISTLVKRYLTNPVTHEVDSAQGNVTTMSHHILIVKPKDKAPVTAAIASRKGRTIIFVRTQLGADRIAEQLRDAGVKADALHGGMTQGARTRTLADFKDGYVNALVATDVAARGIHVDGIDLVLNVDPAGDHKDYLHRSGRTARAGRSGTVVSLSLPHQRRQIFRLMEDAGVDAARHIINSGTAFEPEVAEITGARSMTEVQAQSAGDAAQQAEREVSQLTKELERAQRRAVELRGEADRLVARAARERGEDPEAAVVAAAEALAEQAVAEAPAETPAVSEQPVAERSSYEPRQRRDERGNYERRDNDRGDRGGSGFRRDNDRRDDRGGRSFERRDDRGGSGFRRDNDRRDDRGGRSFERRDDRGGSGFRRDNDRRDDRGGRSFERRDDRGGSGFRRDNDRRDDRGGFDRDRRDGDRGGRTFERRDDRGGSGFRRDNDRGTAGRSFERRDDRGGHRGSDRPFNRDRQDNRPSSGFRAGSHDRPYGRRDDHRGTGTGTGTGTGSFGRRDEKPRWKRNG; from the coding sequence ATGTCTGTTTCCAGTACTGATCACGTCGTCGTGCCCGAGAACAACGAGAACGACAACAACGAGGGCGTCCAGGCCGCCGTCGAGACCGTGGAGACGGTCGAGACCGTCGAGGCCGTCGACGCTGCCCCCGAGATCACCTTCGACTCCCTCGGCCTCCCCGAGGGCGTCGTCCGCAAGCTCGCCCAGAACGGTGTGACCACCCCGTTCCCGATCCAGGCCGCGACCATCCCGGACGCCCTGGCCGGCAAGGACATCCTCGGCCGTGGCCGCACCGGCTCCGGCAAGACCCTCTCCTTCGGTCTGCCGACCCTGGCGCGGCTCGCCGGCGGTCACACCGAGAAGAAGAAGCCGCGCGCCGTCATCCTCACGCCGACCCGTGAGCTGGCCATGCAGGTCGCCGACGCGCTGCAGCCCTACGGCGACGTCCTCGGCCTGAAGATGAAGGTCGTCTGCGGCGGTACGTCGATGGGCAACCAGATCTACGCGCTGGAGCGCGGCGTCGACGTCCTCGTCGCCACCCCGGGCCGCCTGCGCGACATCATCAACCGTGGCGCCTGCTCGCTGGAGAACGTCCAGGTGGCCGTTCTCGACGAGGCCGACCAGATGTCCGACCTGGGCTTCCTGCCCGAGGTCACCGAGCTGTTCGACCAGATCCCGGCCGGCGGCCAGCGGATGCTGTTCTCGGCCACCATGGAGAACGAGATCTCCACGCTGGTCAAGCGCTACCTGACCAACCCGGTCACGCACGAGGTCGACAGCGCCCAGGGCAACGTCACGACGATGTCCCACCACATCCTCATCGTGAAGCCCAAGGACAAGGCGCCGGTCACCGCCGCGATCGCCTCCCGCAAGGGCCGCACGATCATCTTCGTCCGCACCCAGCTGGGCGCCGACCGTATCGCCGAGCAGCTGCGCGACGCCGGTGTGAAGGCCGACGCACTGCACGGCGGCATGACCCAGGGCGCGCGGACCCGGACGCTGGCCGACTTCAAGGACGGTTACGTCAACGCGCTCGTCGCGACGGACGTCGCCGCCCGCGGTATCCACGTCGACGGCATCGACCTGGTCCTGAACGTGGACCCGGCCGGTGACCACAAGGACTACCTGCACCGCTCCGGCCGTACGGCCCGTGCGGGCCGCAGCGGCACCGTGGTGTCCCTCTCCCTGCCGCACCAGCGTCGTCAGATCTTCCGGCTGATGGAGGACGCGGGCGTCGACGCCGCGCGTCACATCATCAACTCCGGTACGGCCTTCGAGCCCGAGGTCGCCGAGATCACCGGTGCCCGGTCGATGACCGAGGTCCAGGCCCAGTCGGCCGGCGACGCCGCGCAGCAGGCCGAGCGTGAGGTCTCGCAGCTCACCAAGGAGCTGGAGCGCGCGCAGCGTCGTGCGGTCGAGCTGCGTGGGGAGGCCGACCGTCTGGTGGCCCGTGCCGCGCGCGAGCGGGGCGAGGACCCAGAGGCCGCGGTCGTCGCGGCCGCGGAGGCCCTGGCGGAGCAGGCGGTGGCCGAGGCCCCTGCCGAGACGCCGGCCGTGTCCGAGCAGCCCGTCGCCGAGCGTTCGTCCTACGAGCCGCGTCAGCGCCGTGACGAGCGGGGCAACTACGAGCGCCGCGACAACGACCGTGGTGACCGTGGTGGCTCTGGCTTCCGTCGGGACAATGACCGTCGTGATGACCGTGGTGGTCGTTCGTTCGAGCGTCGTGACGACCGTGGTGGTTCCGGCTTCCGTCGGGACAATGACCGTCGTGATGACCGTGGTGGTCGTTCGTTCGAGCGTCGTGACGACCGTGGTGGCTCTGGCTTCCGTCGGGACAATGACCGTCGTGATGACCGTGGTGGTCGTTCGTTCGAGCGTCGTGACGACCGCGGTGGCTCCGGCTTCCGCCGTGACAACGACCGTCGTGACGACCGAGGCGGCTTCGACCGCGACCGTCGGGACGGCGACCGTGGTGGTCGTACCTTCGAGCGTCGTGACGACCGCGGTGGCTCCGGCTTCCGCCGTGACAACGACCGTGGCACCGCCGGCCGCTCCTTCGAGCGTCGCGACGACCGTGGCGGTCACCGTGGCAGCGACCGTCCCTTCAACCGCGACCGCCAGGACAACCGTCCCTCCAGCGGTTTCCGCGCCGGCAGCCACGACCGCCCGTACGGCCGTCGCGACGACCACCGCGGCACCGGCACCGGCACGGGTACCGGCACCGGTTCCTTCGGCCGCCGCGACGAGAAGCCCCGCTGGAAGCGCAACGGCTGA
- a CDS encoding metallopeptidase family protein yields MLEMTREEFEELVAEALDRIPPELTRLMDNVAVFVEDEPDPADPELLGLYEGTPLTDRGEWYAGVLPDRITIYRGPTLRMCETREDVVAETEVTVVHEIAHHFGIDDERLHALGYG; encoded by the coding sequence GTGCTGGAGATGACGCGCGAGGAGTTCGAGGAACTGGTCGCCGAGGCGCTGGACCGGATTCCGCCGGAGCTGACGCGGTTGATGGACAACGTGGCGGTGTTCGTCGAGGACGAGCCCGACCCCGCCGATCCCGAGCTGCTCGGGCTCTATGAGGGAACTCCCCTGACCGACCGCGGGGAGTGGTACGCGGGGGTGCTGCCGGATCGGATCACGATCTACCGGGGGCCGACCCTGCGGATGTGCGAGACGCGGGAGGACGTGGTCGCGGAGACCGAGGTCACCGTGGTGCACGAGATCGCGCATCACTTCGGGATCGATGACGAACGGCTGCACGCGCTCGGCTACGGGTGA